The following coding sequences are from one Epinephelus fuscoguttatus linkage group LG5, E.fuscoguttatus.final_Chr_v1 window:
- the socs9 gene encoding suppressor of cytokine signaling 9 yields MSLPKESGNRGKDRERGARPKVRQSRSEERRDAGSGRKGGKGKKKGLASHDPAAERPVSDGFEYGELLSDLETRDQSSSSPLKETWRWQGLEAAASLLGQERVIAKPGLGTVSSGTESPVSSDGEGRGSSSSRTLRQKIQDAMGQCFPIKTHSAATPAPSPQALSSSTACASSRRKIHLSELMLDDCPFPVGSELAQKWYLIKQHTAPITQPPILDSAVVCSAPTPAMATVVEDVDDRLRERRRISIEQGVEPPPNAEIHTFEVTAQINPLYKHGPKLAHGMNELSGADRASTHQQQQLLLQRQQQHQLLLQSCLDTLDEVVASASASVHTSDTIPDTLVDPEVTATNVPSRAVVPPSEHPKSHDGYRIHTQIDYIHCLVPDLLQITNLPCYWGVMDRYEAETLLEGKPEGTFLLRDSAQEDYLFSVSFRRYCRSLHARIEQWNHNFSFDVHDPSVFHAPTVTGLLEHYKDPNSCMFFEPLLSNPIHRTQPFSLQHICRAVISSCTTYDGINMLPIPNALKKHLKEYHYKQRVRVRRMDTWWE; encoded by the coding sequence ATGTCATTACCAAAGGAGTCAGGGAATCGAGGGAAAGATCGAGAGAGGGGGGCCCGTCCCAAGGTGAGACAGAGCCGCTCAGAGGAGAGGCGAGATGCAGGCAGTGGACGGAAAGGTGGAAAGGGGAAGAAAAAAGGCCTTGCTTCCCACGATCCAGCAGCTGAGAGGCCCGTCAGTGATGGCTTTGAGTATGGTGAGCTGTTGAGTGACCTCGAGACAAGGGACcaatcttcctcctctcccctgaAGGAGACTTGGAGATGGCAGGGCTTGGAAGCCGCTGCCTCATTACTAGGACAAGAGCGAGTAATAGCCAAGCCAGGACTGGGAACAGTTAGCTCTGGTACAGAGTCACCTGTATCCAGTGATGGCGAGGGCAGAGGGTCAAGCAGCAGTCGCACTCTCcggcaaaaaatccaagatgCAATGGGGCAGTGTTTCCCAATAAAGACACACAGTGCAGCGACACCAGCGCCATCTCCACAGGCTCTTTCGTCATCCACTGCTTGTGCCTCCTCGAGGCGCAAGATCCATCTCAGTGAGCTGATGTTGGATGACTGCCCTTTCCCTGTAGGATCAGAACTGGCTCAGAAGTGGTATCTCATTAAGCAACACACGGCCCCCATTACCCAGCCTCCCATTCTTGATTCTGCAGTAGTGTGTAGTGCCCCTACTCCAGCAATGGCCACCGTGGTGGAGGACGTTGATGACAGGTTGCGAGAGCGCAGGCGCATCAGCATCGAACAAGGTGTTGAGCCACCACCCAATGCAGAGATCCACACGTTCGAGGTGACGGCCCAAATTAACCCTCTCTACAAGCACGGCCCGAAGCTGGCTCATGGTATGAATGAGTTGTCCGGGGCTGACAGAGCCTCCACTCATCAGCAACAGCAGCTTCTTCTccaaagacagcagcagcaccagctcCTTCTACAGAGCTGTTTGGACACTCTGGATGAAGTGGTGGCCTCAGCATCAGCCTCTGTCCACACCAGTGATACCATCCCCGACACTCTGGTTGACCCAGAGGTTACAGCGACCAACGTGCCCTCTAGAGCCGTAGTTCCTCCGAGTGAGCATCCCAAATCTCACGACGGCTACCGCATCCACACTCAGATTGATTACATTCACTGTTTAGTTCCAGACCTGCTGCAGATCACCAACCTCCCGTGTTACTGGGGGGTGATGGACCGCTATGAGGCAGAGACGCTGCTAGAGGGAAAGCCCGAAGGCACCTTCCTTCTACGTGACTCTGCCCAGGAGGACTACCTCTTCTCAGTTAGCTTCCGCCGCTACTGCCGCTCGCTACATGCACGCATTGAACAGTGGAACCACAACTTTAGCTTCGACGTGCACGACCCCAGTGTCTTCCATGCGCCCACGGTGACGGGACTGCTGGAGCACTACAAGGACCCCAACTCCTGCATGTTCTTCGAGCCCCTGCTGTCTAATCCCATCCATCGCACACAGCCCTTCTCCCTGCAGCACATCTGCCGAGCAGTCATAAGCAGCTGCACCACCTACGATGGCATTAACATGCTTCCCATTCCAAATGCTTTGAAAAAGCACCTGAAAGAATACCACTATAAGCAGAGAGTACGTGTACGGCGAATGGACACCTGGTGGGAATGA